tatttatccaaatTTCCTACAAggtctttatttcatttcactaAAGAAGACTAAAGTAATATTATACAGCAATTGATTGTTCTGtgtgtcagatttttttttctaggctTTCCAACAGCATCATTGTGTCAAAGCATAAAAGTGTGAGACATAGAATAAGAAACCCAAACCAAACTTTCCAAAACATTCAGCTTAACAATCGTTATTAAACTGTATGTTAAATTCTATAAATTTGATATAATATTGACCCTTATGTCTGAGGAAAATTTTAAttaagcattttttatttttgaaaaagaaCATAGTACCTGGTTGTATGTGCAGTTCTTTTTCCTGCATTTGCCACACTGCAGCAGGTCAGTAACTGTGCCTCCAGTCTTGGCCATCTGGTGCTCGCGGATGGCTTCCTGAGTCAGAATGTTCCTCAGCTGCTTCAGTTCATCACTGGCCATTTCCTACCTCACAGAGAACATTACAGAGCTGGTATAAAATGACTCTTGACTACCAAGGCTGCCAGTACGTCATACATTTGAAAAGCACTACATAACTATGCTATGTATTTATAAGTGAGACATAATGCCTAAAGGGCATGTTGGCTACATTCCTGCTCCTAGCACATGCTCACAGGGCAAGATCACAAAAGGATATCAAAACTAAACATTAGTTCAAGTGTGTGGAGGGTTTTGATAAAGTATAGATAAAATATTGAAATACTGTCTGGATGGAGAACCTGCAGAATGAGTTTAAAATATCTGACCTAAGAAATGAACAACCAGGATCAAAAATGTTTGCCATCAACACCTGATTGCACAAACTACAATAATAATTCAATGCATAAATAATTCATACACACCTCCGCAGTCATGGTGGCTATGCGACTCAGGTCAATAGCTCCTCCCAGGACATTCTTGCGTAAATTCGGATTCTTTGGATCTTTCAGGTTGCTGATGCGGCTACGTActctgtttttatatttcatatctgtggCTTTAATCTCCTGGTAGATATTTAAGGAGACAAGGTCAGTTAAGGAGAAATAAATGTTGTATATCTCTCACTGAAGAGTCTTCACTTATGTAAGTGGAGCAGAATGACAATAACGAACAATTCTGCAATTCTTCATTTCATATCTTGTCATCTCACTTTTGAATGATAGCGCTGCTGCAGCTCTTTGTCTCGAATCACACTGTGGCCAACATTCTACAACACCACATAAATAGTTTACCAACTGATCATTACTCTCCTTAAAAGACATGCCAGCATCAATGATAAGTAGCAAACCCATTAGTGTTATCCACAACAATGTCTGTTCAAATGTAAGGGATCTACTGAAAACTCACTGTTCCTATAATCACTTTCTGGTAGAGTTGTCTATCTGGTGGTGTACCATGCACTAAGTCTCTTCACTGGATTAcacaactaataaataaatatacaaaaaaaaccctaacaaCATGATATAATAGGTATCTTTAAAATAGTTTACTTTAAAGATTACTGAGAATAATGTTCTTGTTTATAAAGGATATGATCCTCAATTTCAGCTCCCATGGCATCACAGTTTGCTCCATAATATTTGTAGTCatctataaaataataaataaataaataaacaaacaagtaagtaagtaagtaagtaagtaaataaataaaggaggaTTGGGATCTTGCTTGATTATGAACTACTAAAATTCCTACTCATAAAATAGCTTAAGTGATCCTATATGGTTGTACATTTggtgttttctgtgttttaataCCATCTGTGCGTAGTGCGGCTGACAGCATTTCAATGCATTTGTCCCTGATGGAATCCCCAGTGAGCAGGTGAGGGGAGAGAGGACCACCAGCAGGGCTAAAGGGAGGGGACaagggggtggtgggggtgCTGGGTGTCTTCGGGGTCTCAGGTTTACTTTTACTGatcagagagagataaaaatcAAGATGATACTGTACTAGATAATTGTTGTCTCTCATTTCCACTGATTCTGATATgcatataatacaatattactGTGAATATGAGTGTAATGACATCTGTGTGGAGCTGGGCCCCACAAACTATTTTCATCACTTGCCAAAATAGCTCTCTGGTGTATAAATGTCATATGAATCAGACACGGTGTATTTTCCAAACATAGCCCTAGCTGCTGGGAGCAATATCTGCCAATAAAAACCACCAAGTTGGACGTCTCTCTCCAGAACTTGTGTACTTTTTGGCTTCAAATCTCACTTCAGTCTAACCACATGCTGTGCAATTACTGTTATGTCTAATCTAGCACACTTGATTAAACTCATTGGCTAATTACCAAGTACATGATAAGTTCATTTCAGCAAGTTAGACTGTAAAACACAGAGCATGGAGACCTAGGACTAGCAACAGGAAGCACTGTGATTTTACCCAACACAAGCTTAACAGTCAGAATATCACCTTAAAAttgactttaaaaatgtaatatgttgACCAAGACCAAAACCAATTAACATCACATGCTACACAAAACGTGACAGAACAGAAGGGACTAGATAGAAACTGTACCGTCCATCATTACTGTCTGTGGACACCTTTCTCTGTATAGCTCCAGGGAGAGTCAACTTAGGGCCATGATATTCTTTCCTGGAAGACACAAGAAAACAATCTTGATCCATTAGATTTCTGTAAATTAGTTAGAAGTGTAGTGTAGAAGTGTGCGTAATTCTTGCCTTTCCTCCGAGAGTTTCTTAGACAGGGGTGAGCTTCCAGACTTCGAGTTAACAGAGTCCCTTCTGTGTGAAAAGTCTGTTTTATATTATCTGCCCTAAACAGTAATCCTTGCTCTAAAGATTAATAAGCTAGCAAACAAAAAATAGTTAGAGGCTAATACTGTACCTCGTAGGTTTGGCATCACTTAACTGCTGTCTCTGGCCAGACTTAGAGTCAGTGGAGTCTTTtctaaaaatagaaataaaaaatgtagtTTGCAATGGAAGCTTCTCctctattttaaaaataaatacaggtgTACTAGTTTAAACCTCATGTCACACTTGATGATATATCTGGtcaaacctttctttctttgcatcGTTAATGGGCTTTTTCAGAGACTGCTGACTGAAATCTGAGGAATCCCTTCTGGAAAAACAATAAGAACCTATGAATACAATGAAAATTGAatatgaacaacaaaaaaaaacttctctgGCATAAACGGAGTAAATTGTTCTTACTATAACTACCCACTGGCTGCGGAACCACAGCCAAACTAATTCATGCACTGATACTGCCCTCTGTCTTTCATCCATACGGACACACATCTATGTTCCAACCTGTCTTTCTTCATGTCTGTAGACAGTCTTTTGGCTGGTTTACTGTCCCCCAGATCTCTGCTGACATGGAGGCATTATTTCAGCATTTTATATAAGAACCAACATTTATCTTTTCACCACATGCATTCTGTTTCCTGATAAATCTACATTTCTAAGTAGATCAAgtatttcacatttttgtaattagttCAACACACTGGACACATGCAGGATGAGAGAATCCAGCTTTTAGTTTTGGAGCACTATTTTGAAGACAAATCAAAGTTACTAGCTTCAGACCTGTGTTTCTTATGTTCAGATATCAGCTGCTGTGCACTTCGTTTTGGTGCTGGCATGTCTTTTCTACATTTATTATGGGGAGAAATAAACCTATTGTGAGACAATCACTTAAAATATCTAAAAACAACAATCTgttcaaattaaacaaatatggAACCTGTCTGGTTTCCAGCATGCTAAAAGTCCAATCATAACCTTTCTttgtctttgctttctttttctttgtcctTCTGCATGTCTAATGAAGGATGCTTTGTAAGAGTAGGGGGATGAAGATGGAGAggcagaggaggaagaggggcaTCAGGATTCACAGTCTCTTTcctaataacaacaacaattaacTATTGATAAAAGCATAAATCACATGACACCACATATACTGCATATTGTTCTTCTAGCCATGCAAAATGGttatgtaatttaattttaGTAATCACAGTAAAATCACAACTTGCAAGCTATCTTTAGTATTGTTTACCAATTTTATCTTAAACTGAATGTATTGTTAGCAgctaattattactatttatttattggggggCGTTTCCatcattttctccccaatttgctGTTTCAAATTCCCACCTATTAGCTAACAGCCAACTCTCCCCTATCACACAACAGCTGGGGAAGGAGAAGAAAACAtgtttcctctgagacacatgaagccagctaCCACACTTGTCAAACTGCTGAACACAGTCGGAGGAAACAGTTAATACAGGATTTCGCATAGTTTGTTTTGTGATCATtacggccaaaaatgcttaCTTTTGCTGTGGCTGTTCTTCGAAATGTATGAAGCAATTTGCGGAGCttgttgtgcttttttgcggaaaactacacGAAACACTGTgaggtttgttggtaaattagaccttttagctgtactcatgtttgacgcatgtgaattgaagagggctttggttgaATGCCTCTGAATActgagtttccttgattttgttttaaattgtgcgattgaaaaatcacaaaatcctggagggacggaGGAAAGTGCCCTTTCCACATACATAAGCTCACAGCTGCTACACATTTCCTAGTGTCActatgattgacaggggagagagtgtATGCCATCCCTACCACCAGAAAGCATGTCTAGTTTTCTTCTCTTGACTCTCAGACTTGGATGGTTGTGGTATCATCAGGACTTTAACTCACAATCTCCCAAAGACTAGAATGAACGCTTTGCTGTTGTGCAACTTGGCCAGAGACAATTTCTTTTGGGGGGCTTTAATCACATCCCAGTATATTAGTATATGCAATTATAAACTAATGAAGGACTGACTGTTTGATTTCCAGCCAAGTAAGGCAGCAAGACACATACACTGTAGAGAGTAGATTCCACTGTGAATGTCATATACAGTAAAACTGTTAGAAAACTGTTGTGTGTGGTGACGAGTTCAATTGTAAACTGGTCATTACGGTTTTCTCGAACAATCCCAAATTTCACCACCAGAGGTCACCACTGCAAGAATATTGATGTGTTACCCTAGTTACTTACTGTATAATCAGTCTGTTACCAGTAACTAACAATTATACTGTTTTCCACTCTCTAAATACAATATTGTAGATtacttgaggacattttttCACAATTCAATTTGTGAAAGGTGTTCTGCAAATTAGTCTGTTTAACCTCAGGTTAGGTTCTGTCCAAACCAAGAAATAGACAGATTTATACTTTAGAACTTGACAGAGCAAATGTACTTGTTTTGCATTCAGTGCATTTATCAATTCCTACCCTTTCCTGGTCTGAGGATCCATGATACGCCCTGTTACTATATGAAAAGGAGGGGGGAAGCTAACAGACAAGGGCTGCTGCCTCTATTTGCCTCCAACCAGCTATCTGACTTTAGAAAATGCAGTAAGACCAGATCATAAGATGAAAAGAATCTGCAGCTGCAGTTTTACAAGAAAGTTCTGCTTCCTGAtacttaaacaaataaaatcagatTTACCATCTAGTTATCACAATTCCCAGACTTTCCAGTTTCCCTGCTAAAACCAGTTTAATCTGCCATGCAGATAAATACAGCTTATGGTCTTCCTTCTTTGATTCTCTGACAGTCCAGCTATTCTGTCTGAGCTTTCCTGGACTCCAGGTGCCAGGGTAAATAGACCTGGTTGTATGGGAGAGCTCCAGGGGGTGTCTTCAAGCTGCTCACTCATACAGGACGTCCACTGCGACCAAACAGATAAATCTGGGCCAAGGAATTGTGTCACAGCTGACTATGCAAGATTTTGCCACCAGAGATCACTATTCCAGAATTATTTGTTGCCATTGTTAAAACTAGTTTTAGCAAAACTAAAGCTTGATTAGAGTCTACAAAGTCTTATATGGTTTGCTTTTCCTGTTTCCTATTTAAGTATGTAGATTATCCCTTTGCATCGTTGCTACAGTTTGGATCTGTTTTTCCCTCTTACTTTGCTTTcaactttttaatgtttttgttccATTGGCTTTATTAATTACTAAAATGGTCTAATAAGAAATGGATGAATGTTAGTaaaaatttgaaagaaaaaaaaatactgaaaatgcCAATGCCAACACTCTACTGTGTATGCTATGTGTTTCTCAAGGGCATGAAAGAATAAACAGGATGTTATCAGCTAAAACCAAATCCTTGACCCCTTGGCACATAGCCAAGTCCAATTGCGCTATATTTGCCAGAGGAGTAGTGATATTTGCATTGCTGCATTTCTTTGGCATATAGTCTTTCATGTTTTAATACTTTCTACACTATTTAAACAATGAGAAATATATACCGTCACTGATCCTACAATACTGGAGCATCTACAGTCTTCACCCAGTCTCCACAACAGGAACTTGTGGGAGTTCTATGTAGGAGTACATTTGCTTTACATACAGTAGTTGATGGTAGAAAAGCAGTTAGAAGCTTACATTCTCATGAAAAGACAGAGAATTGACAGATTCGATTATACAAAACATACTGTGCACTCAAATAAAGCAAGTGGAGGCAGATGCTATGTATAAGAAGGTTATTTTAAATTTCAGTCATGCCTTTGCGAGTTTTTCATGAGTTCACAATATCAAATAATTTCTAGAGTATAATTCACCATTCCAAACAAGCCCTGACCTCGGTTTCTTCATCTCTAAAACGCATTGTTTCTGAGCAGGAGGATGTAGATGAAGAGGCAAAGGAGGAAGTGGGGCATTTTGATCTGGAGTCTTTTTTctatgtgtaaaaataaacagtgtaaTTCTGTTATTTGATACAGAGAAAAATCACAGTGtgctatatattttaaaaatgaacgtAGACTTTTTTTCCAAGGCAGACCATTTTTCTTGACAGCAATGACAT
This genomic window from Ictalurus punctatus breed USDA103 chromosome 1, Coco_2.0, whole genome shotgun sequence contains:
- the tcea3 gene encoding transcription elongation factor A protein 3 isoform X15 — encoded protein: MTREEELIRIAKKLDKMVSRNNTEGALDLLRELQKFSMTLKLLQDTRIGMSVNGIRKHCRDEDVVSLAKILIKNWKRLLESGHSQKAERPNEMKNGSGASTQSLSGPSPDTESSPKSSLNTPKKPVDKHRKERTEAVFKKERQESDHKKEKHISNHTKESERREAPDPKSPPHLHLHHSLPAHIRKHQPEVKKDRDLGDSKPAKRLSTDMKKDRRDSSDFSQQSLKKPINDAKKERKDSTDSKSGQRQQLSDAKPTRRDSVNSKSGSSPLSKKLSEERKEYHGPKLTLPGAIQRKVSTDSNDGRKSKPETPKTPSTPTTPLSPPFSPAGGPLSPHLLTGDSIRDKCIEMLSAALRTDDDYKYYGANCDAMGAEIEDHIYQEIKATDMKYKNRVRSRISNLKDPKNPNLRKNVLGGAIDLSRIATMTAEEMASDELKQLRNILTQEAIREHQMAKTGGTVTDLLQCGKCRKKNCTYNQVQTRSADEPMTTFVLCNECGNRWKYTWVTRNRKLFHHDFLFKRV
- the tcea3 gene encoding transcription elongation factor A protein 3 isoform X7; this translates as MTREEELIRIAKKLDKMVSRNNTEGALDLLRELQKFSMTLKLLQDTRIGMSVNGIRKHCRDEDVVSLAKILIKNWKRLLESGHSQKAERPNEMKNGSGASTQSLSGPSPDTESSPKSSLNTPKKPVDKHRKERTEAVFKKERQESDHKKEKHISNHTKESERMNAMDSSVSSFGSPFHPPKCSSMEVKKDRREAPDPKSPPHLHLHHSLPAHIRKHQPEVKKDRRVTPETLTSQHSQSHHSSSHKRPSLEVSKERKKTPDQNAPLPPLPLHLHPPAQKQCVLEMKKPRDLGDSKPAKRLSTDMKKDRRDSSDFSQQSLKKPINDAKKERKDSTDSKSGQRQQLSDAKPTRRDSVNSKSGSSPLSKKLSEERKEYHGPKLTLPGAIQRKVSTDSNDGRKSKPETPKTPSTPTTPLSPPFSPAGGPLSPHLLTGDSIRDKCIEMLSAALRTDDDYKYYGANCDAMGAEIEDHIYQEIKATDMKYKNRVRSRISNLKDPKNPNLRKNVLGGAIDLSRIATMTAEEMASDELKQLRNILTQEAIREHQMAKTGGTVTDLLQCGKCRKKNCTYNQVQTRSADEPMTTFVLCNECGNRWKYTWVTRNRKLFHHDFLFKRV
- the tcea3 gene encoding transcription elongation factor A protein 3 isoform X18, which produces MTREEELIRIAKKLDKMVSRNNTEGALDLLRELQKFSMTLKLLQDTRIGMSVNGIRKHCRDEDVVSLAKILIKNWKRLLESGHSQKAERPNEMKNGSGASTQSLSGPSPDTESSPKSSLNTPKKPVDKHRKERTEAVFKKERQESDHKKEKHISNHTKESERREAPDPKSPPHLHLHHSLPAHIRKHQPEVKKDRRDSSDFSQQSLKKPINDAKKERKDSTDSKSGQRQQLSDAKPTRRDSVNSKSGSSPLSKKLSEERKEYHGPKLTLPGAIQRKVSTDSNDGRKSKPETPKTPSTPTTPLSPPFSPAGGPLSPHLLTGDSIRDKCIEMLSAALRTDDDYKYYGANCDAMGAEIEDHIYQEIKATDMKYKNRVRSRISNLKDPKNPNLRKNVLGGAIDLSRIATMTAEEMASDELKQLRNILTQEAIREHQMAKTGGTVTDLLQCGKCRKKNCTYNQVQTRSADEPMTTFVLCNECGNRWKYTWVTRNRKLFHHDFLFKRV
- the tcea3 gene encoding transcription elongation factor A protein 3 isoform X1, with the translated sequence MTREEELIRIAKKLDKMVSRNNTEGALDLLRELQKFSMTLKLLQDTRIGMSVNGIRKHCRDEDVVSLAKILIKNWKRLLESGHSQKAERPNEMKNGSGASTQSLSGPSPDTESSPKSSLNTPKKPVDKHRKERTEAVFKKERQESDHKKEKHISNHTKESERMNAMDSSVSSFGSPFHPPKCSSMEVKKDRREAPDPKSPPHLHLHHSLPAHIRKHQPEVKKDRRVTPETLTSQHSQSHHSSSHKRPSLEVSKERKKTPDQNAPLPPLPLHLHPPAQKQCVLEMKKPRKETVNPDAPLPPLPLHLHPPTLTKHPSLDMQKDKEKESKDKERKDMPAPKRSAQQLISEHKKHSRDLGDSKPAKRLSTDMKKDRRDSSDFSQQSLKKPINDAKKERKDSTDSKSGQRQQLSDAKPTRRDSVNSKSGSSPLSKKLSEERKEYHGPKLTLPGAIQRKVSTDSNDGRKSKPETPKTPSTPTTPLSPPFSPAGGPLSPHLLTGDSIRDKCIEMLSAALRTDDDYKYYGANCDAMGAEIEDHIYQEIKATDMKYKNRVRSRISNLKDPKNPNLRKNVLGGAIDLSRIATMTAEEMASDELKQLRNILTQEAIREHQMAKTGGTVTDLLQCGKCRKKNCTYNQVQTRSADEPMTTFVLCNECGNRWKYTWVTRNRKLFHHDFLFKRV
- the tcea3 gene encoding transcription elongation factor A protein 3 isoform X8, giving the protein MTREEELIRIAKKLDKMVSRNNTEGALDLLRELQKFSMTLKLLQDTRIGMSVNGIRKHCRDEDVVSLAKILIKNWKRLLESGHSQKAERPNEMKNGSGASTQSLSGPSPDTESRREAPDPKSPPHLHLHHSLPAHIRKHQPEVKKDRRVTPETLTSQHSQSHHSSSHKRPSLEVSKERKKTPDQNAPLPPLPLHLHPPAQKQCVLEMKKPRKETVNPDAPLPPLPLHLHPPTLTKHPSLDMQKDKEKESKDKERKDMPAPKRSAQQLISEHKKHSRDLGDSKPAKRLSTDMKKDRRDSSDFSQQSLKKPINDAKKERKDSTDSKSGQRQQLSDAKPTRRDSVNSKSGSSPLSKKLSEERKEYHGPKLTLPGAIQRKVSTDSNDGRKSKPETPKTPSTPTTPLSPPFSPAGGPLSPHLLTGDSIRDKCIEMLSAALRTDDDYKYYGANCDAMGAEIEDHIYQEIKATDMKYKNRVRSRISNLKDPKNPNLRKNVLGGAIDLSRIATMTAEEMASDELKQLRNILTQEAIREHQMAKTGGTVTDLLQCGKCRKKNCTYNQVQTRSADEPMTTFVLCNECGNRWKYTWVTRNRKLFHHDFLFKRV
- the tcea3 gene encoding transcription elongation factor A protein 3 isoform X4, giving the protein MTREEELIRIAKKLDKMVSRNNTEGALDLLRELQKFSMTLKLLQDTRIGMSVNGIRKHCRDEDVVSLAKILIKNWKRLLESGHSQKAERPNEMKNGSGASTQSLSGPSPDTESSPKSSLNTPKKPVDKHRKERTEAVFKKERQESDHKKEKHISNHTKESERREAPDPKSPPHLHLHHSLPAHIRKHQPEVKKDRRVTPETLTSQHSQSHHSSSHKRPSLEVSKERKKTPDQNAPLPPLPLHLHPPAQKQCVLEMKKPRKETVNPDAPLPPLPLHLHPPTLTKHPSLDMQKDKEKESKDKERKDMPAPKRSAQQLISEHKKHSRDLGDSKPAKRLSTDMKKDRRDSSDFSQQSLKKPINDAKKERKDSTDSKSGQRQQLSDAKPTRRDSVNSKSGSSPLSKKLSEERKEYHGPKLTLPGAIQRKVSTDSNDGRKSKPETPKTPSTPTTPLSPPFSPAGGPLSPHLLTGDSIRDKCIEMLSAALRTDDDYKYYGANCDAMGAEIEDHIYQEIKATDMKYKNRVRSRISNLKDPKNPNLRKNVLGGAIDLSRIATMTAEEMASDELKQLRNILTQEAIREHQMAKTGGTVTDLLQCGKCRKKNCTYNQVQTRSADEPMTTFVLCNECGNRWKYTWVTRNRKLFHHDFLFKRV
- the tcea3 gene encoding transcription elongation factor A protein 3 isoform X3, translating into MTREEELIRIAKKLDKMVSRNNTEGALDLLRELQKFSMTLKLLQDTRIGMSVNGIRKHCRDEDVVSLAKILIKNWKRLLESGHSQKAERPNEMKNGSGASTQSLSGPSPDTESSPKSSLNTPKKPVDKHRKERTEAVFKKERQESDHKKEKHISNHTKESERMNAMDSSVSSFGSPFHPPKCSSMEVKKDRREAPDPKSPPHLHLHHSLPAHIRKHQPEVKKDRRVTPETLTSQHSQSHHSSSHKRPSLEVSKERKKTPDQNAPLPPLPLHLHPPAQKQCVLEMKKPRKETVNPDAPLPPLPLHLHPPTLTKHPSLDMQKDKEKESKDKERKDMPAPKRSAQQLISEHKKHSRDLGDSKPAKRLSTDMKKDRRDSSDFSQQSLKKPINDAKKERKDSTDSKSGQRQQLSDAKPTRRDSVNSKSGSSPLSKKLSEERKEYHGPKLTLPGAIQRKVSTDSNDGRKSKPETPKTPSTPTTPLSPPFSPAGGPLSPHLLTGDSIRDKCIEMLSAALRTDDDYKYYGANCDAMGAEIEDHIYQEIKATDMKYKNRVRSRISNLKDPKNPNLRKNVLGGAIDLSRIATMTAEEMASDELKQLRNILTQEAIREHQMAKTGGTVTDLLQCGKCRKKNCTYNQVQTRSADEPMTTFVLCNECGNRWKFC
- the tcea3 gene encoding transcription elongation factor A protein 3 isoform X2; protein product: MTREEELIRIAKKLDKMVSRNNTEGALDLLRELQKFSMTLKLLQDTRIGMSVNGIRKHCRDEDVVSLAKILIKNWKRLLESGHSQKAERPNEMKNGSGASTQSLSGPSPDTESSPKSSLNTPKKPVDKHRKERTEAVFKKERQESDHKKEKHISNHTKESERMNAMDSSVSSFGSPFHPPKCSSMEVKKDRREAPDPKSPPHLHLHHSLPAHIRKHQPEVKKDRRVTPETLTSQHSQSHHSSSHKRPSLEVSKERKKTPDQNAPLPPLPLHLHPPAQKQCVLEMKKPRKETVNPDAPLPPLPLHLHPPTLTKHPSLDMQKDKEKESKDKERKDMPAPKRSAQQLISEHKKHRDLGDSKPAKRLSTDMKKDRRDSSDFSQQSLKKPINDAKKERKDSTDSKSGQRQQLSDAKPTRRDSVNSKSGSSPLSKKLSEERKEYHGPKLTLPGAIQRKVSTDSNDGRKSKPETPKTPSTPTTPLSPPFSPAGGPLSPHLLTGDSIRDKCIEMLSAALRTDDDYKYYGANCDAMGAEIEDHIYQEIKATDMKYKNRVRSRISNLKDPKNPNLRKNVLGGAIDLSRIATMTAEEMASDELKQLRNILTQEAIREHQMAKTGGTVTDLLQCGKCRKKNCTYNQVQTRSADEPMTTFVLCNECGNRWKYTWVTRNRKLFHHDFLFKRV
- the tcea3 gene encoding transcription elongation factor A protein 3 isoform X5 encodes the protein MTREEELIRIAKKLDKMVSRNNTEGALDLLRELQKFSMTLKLLQDTRIGMSVNGIRKHCRDEDVVSLAKILIKNWKRLLESGHSQKAERPNEMKNGSGASTQSLSGPSPDTESSPKSSLNTPKKPVDKHRKERTEAVFKKERQESDHKKEKHISNHTKESERMNAMDSSVSSFGSPFHPPKCSSMEVKKDRREAPDPKSPPHLHLHHSLPAHIRKHQPEVKKDRRVTPETLTSQHSQSHHSSSHKRPSLEVSKERKETVNPDAPLPPLPLHLHPPTLTKHPSLDMQKDKEKESKDKERKDMPAPKRSAQQLISEHKKHSRDLGDSKPAKRLSTDMKKDRRDSSDFSQQSLKKPINDAKKERKDSTDSKSGQRQQLSDAKPTRRDSVNSKSGSSPLSKKLSEERKEYHGPKLTLPGAIQRKVSTDSNDGRKSKPETPKTPSTPTTPLSPPFSPAGGPLSPHLLTGDSIRDKCIEMLSAALRTDDDYKYYGANCDAMGAEIEDHIYQEIKATDMKYKNRVRSRISNLKDPKNPNLRKNVLGGAIDLSRIATMTAEEMASDELKQLRNILTQEAIREHQMAKTGGTVTDLLQCGKCRKKNCTYNQVQTRSADEPMTTFVLCNECGNRWKYTWVTRNRKLFHHDFLFKRV
- the tcea3 gene encoding transcription elongation factor A protein 3 isoform X6, with the translated sequence MTREEELIRIAKKLDKMVSRNNTEGALDLLRELQKFSMTLKLLQDTRIGMSVNGIRKHCRDEDVVSLAKILIKNWKRLLESGHSQKAERPNEMKNGSGASTQSLSGPSPDTESSPKSSLNTPKKPVDKHRKERTEAVFKKERQESDHKKEKHISNHTKESERMNAMDSSVSSFGSPFHPPKCSSMEVKKDRREAPDPKSPPHLHLHHSLPAHIRKHQPEVKKDRKETVNPDAPLPPLPLHLHPPTLTKHPSLDMQKDKEKESKDKERKDMPAPKRSAQQLISEHKKHSRDLGDSKPAKRLSTDMKKDRRDSSDFSQQSLKKPINDAKKERKDSTDSKSGQRQQLSDAKPTRRDSVNSKSGSSPLSKKLSEERKEYHGPKLTLPGAIQRKVSTDSNDGRKSKPETPKTPSTPTTPLSPPFSPAGGPLSPHLLTGDSIRDKCIEMLSAALRTDDDYKYYGANCDAMGAEIEDHIYQEIKATDMKYKNRVRSRISNLKDPKNPNLRKNVLGGAIDLSRIATMTAEEMASDELKQLRNILTQEAIREHQMAKTGGTVTDLLQCGKCRKKNCTYNQVQTRSADEPMTTFVLCNECGNRWKYTWVTRNRKLFHHDFLFKRV
- the tcea3 gene encoding transcription elongation factor A protein 3 isoform X16 — protein: MTREEELIRIAKKLDKMVSRNNTEGALDLLRELQKFSMTLKLLQDTRIGMSVNGIRKHCRDEDVVSLAKILIKNWKRLLESGHSQKAERPNEMKNGSGASTQSLSGPSPDTESSPKSSLNTPKKPVDKHRKERTEAVFKKERQESDHKKEKHISNHTKESERMNAMDSSVSSFGSPFHPPKCSSMEVKKDRDLGDSKPAKRLSTDMKKDRRDSSDFSQQSLKKPINDAKKERKDSTDSKSGQRQQLSDAKPTRRDSVNSKSGSSPLSKKLSEERKEYHGPKLTLPGAIQRKVSTDSNDGRKSKPETPKTPSTPTTPLSPPFSPAGGPLSPHLLTGDSIRDKCIEMLSAALRTDDDYKYYGANCDAMGAEIEDHIYQEIKATDMKYKNRVRSRISNLKDPKNPNLRKNVLGGAIDLSRIATMTAEEMASDELKQLRNILTQEAIREHQMAKTGGTVTDLLQCGKCRKKNCTYNQVQTRSADEPMTTFVLCNECGNRWKYTWVTRNRKLFHHDFLFKRV
- the tcea3 gene encoding transcription elongation factor A protein 3 isoform X10, which encodes MTREEELIRIAKKLDKMVSRNNTEGALDLLRELQKFSMTLKLLQDTRIGMSVNGIRKHCRDEDVVSLAKILIKNWKRLLESGHSQKAERPNEMKNGSGASTQSLSGPSPDTESSPKSSLNTPKKPVDKHRKERTEAVFKKERQESDHKKEKHISNHTKESERMNAMDSSVSSFGSPFHPPKCSSMEVKKDRKETVNPDAPLPPLPLHLHPPTLTKHPSLDMQKDKEKESKDKERKDMPAPKRSAQQLISEHKKHSRDLGDSKPAKRLSTDMKKDRRDSSDFSQQSLKKPINDAKKERKDSTDSKSGQRQQLSDAKPTRRDSVNSKSGSSPLSKKLSEERKEYHGPKLTLPGAIQRKVSTDSNDGRKSKPETPKTPSTPTTPLSPPFSPAGGPLSPHLLTGDSIRDKCIEMLSAALRTDDDYKYYGANCDAMGAEIEDHIYQEIKATDMKYKNRVRSRISNLKDPKNPNLRKNVLGGAIDLSRIATMTAEEMASDELKQLRNILTQEAIREHQMAKTGGTVTDLLQCGKCRKKNCTYNQVQTRSADEPMTTFVLCNECGNRWKYTWVTRNRKLFHHDFLFKRV